One Gammaproteobacteria bacterium genomic region harbors:
- a CDS encoding aldehyde dehydrogenase family protein, producing MPERAAAPDTEIQNLVEKARAAQAAFEAFSQEQVDAIVRDIGKYVYDNAEMLARMAVDETGIGDYSDKVLKNKGKARIIWNSLKGKKSRGVIGEEPENNLVLVAKPMGVVASVTPVTNPIVTPMCNCMFAIKTGNAVIFAPHPKAQKCTRHLTNEFMRIVKAHGGPDDLIQMVENGSVEKTQELMRSVDVVVATGGAAMVKSAYSSGKPSFGVGAGNVPVIIDRDVDLKEAVEKIVAGAAFDNGIICSHEQFVLAPEERYQETLEAFAATGKVWFTNDEAQIQKIRDVVFPGGQLNKDVVGKPAREVGRMAGVDVPESARLILVPARGAGEADVLAREKLCPVIAILPYKEFTEAVEKAKANLLVEGAGHSAAVHSNNEEHIRSAGVALPVSRLVVNQASSLTAGGSLTNGFAPTTTLGCGSWGGNSISENLDYKHLMNVSRIGKVISGKKVPTDEEIWA from the coding sequence ATGCCCGAACGCGCAGCCGCGCCCGATACGGAAATCCAGAATCTCGTCGAGAAAGCACGTGCCGCGCAGGCGGCTTTCGAGGCGTTCTCTCAGGAGCAGGTGGACGCGATCGTTCGCGACATCGGCAAGTACGTCTACGACAACGCCGAAATGCTCGCGCGCATGGCGGTCGACGAGACGGGCATCGGCGACTACAGCGACAAGGTTCTGAAGAACAAAGGCAAGGCAAGGATCATCTGGAACAGTCTCAAGGGCAAGAAATCGCGCGGCGTCATCGGCGAGGAGCCGGAGAACAACCTCGTGCTCGTGGCCAAGCCGATGGGCGTCGTCGCGTCCGTCACGCCGGTCACGAATCCGATCGTCACGCCGATGTGCAACTGCATGTTCGCGATCAAGACCGGCAACGCGGTGATTTTCGCGCCGCACCCGAAGGCCCAGAAGTGCACGCGGCATCTGACGAACGAGTTCATGCGCATCGTCAAGGCGCACGGCGGCCCCGACGATCTGATCCAAATGGTCGAGAACGGCTCCGTGGAGAAGACGCAGGAGCTGATGCGCTCGGTCGACGTCGTCGTCGCCACGGGCGGCGCCGCGATGGTGAAATCCGCTTACTCGTCCGGCAAGCCGTCGTTCGGTGTCGGCGCGGGCAACGTGCCGGTGATCATCGACCGCGACGTCGATCTGAAGGAAGCCGTCGAGAAGATCGTCGCGGGCGCGGCCTTCGACAACGGCATCATCTGCTCGCACGAGCAGTTCGTGCTCGCTCCGGAGGAGCGCTACCAGGAGACGCTCGAGGCGTTCGCGGCCACCGGCAAGGTATGGTTCACGAACGACGAGGCGCAGATCCAGAAGATTCGCGACGTCGTGTTTCCGGGCGGACAGCTGAACAAGGACGTGGTCGGCAAGCCGGCTCGTGAGGTCGGCCGCATGGCGGGCGTCGACGTTCCCGAGTCGGCCCGGCTGATTCTGGTCCCCGCGCGCGGCGCCGGCGAAGCGGACGTGCTCGCCCGCGAGAAGCTCTGCCCCGTGATTGCGATCTTGCCGTACAAGGAGTTCACCGAGGCGGTCGAGAAGGCCAAGGCCAACCTGCTCGTCGAGGGCGCGGGGCACTCCGCGGCCGTTCACTCGAACAACGAGGAGCACATCCGCAGCGCGGGCGTCGCGCTGCCGGTCAGCCGTCTCGTCGTGAACCAGGCGAGCTCGCTGACGGCGGGCGGTTCGCTCACGAACGGCTTCGCGCCGACGACGACGCTCGGCTGCGGCTCGTGGGGCGGGAACTCGATCTCCGAGAACCTCGACTACAAGCACCTGATGAACGTCTCGCGGATCGGCAAGGTCATCAGCGGCAAGAAGGTGCCGACGGACGAGGAAATCTGGGCCTGA